The following is a genomic window from Myxococcales bacterium.
TTAGCAGAGCGTTTTAGAAGTTTTGGCTGGCATGTACTCACTATTGATGGACATGACTATTCACAAATTCATCAAGCAATTAAAGATGCCCATCGAGAGCGTGAGCATCCCACTATGATCATTGCCAATACCATAAAGGGAAAAGGGGTTTCTTTTTTGGAGGCTGACACCGTTGCTTGGCATGGCAAAGCTTTATCTAAAGAAGAACTTGAAAAAGCCATCAACGAATTAGGAGCTTCAACATGCAAATAAAAGTGGCTAGTAGAAAAGCATTTGGCGATAGTCTTGTGAAACTTGGTGAAAACCCAAAAATTGTAGCGCTGGATGCTGATCTTTCCAAGAGCACCAACAGTTTTGCTTTTAGTCAAAAATACCCAAAGCGATTTTTTCAAATGGGTATCGCTGAAGCTAACATGATCGGCGTTGCATCAGGATTAGCATTAAGTGGATATATTCCCTTTGCTTGCTCCTTTGCCTGTTTTATTACAGGGAGATTTGATCAGATTAAAATGAGTGTGGCCTACTCTGGAGCTGCTGTAAGAATAGTTGGGACCCACGCCGGAGTTGGCATTGGAGAAGATGGCTATTCACAGCAAGGGCTCGAGGATATTGCTTTGATGCGCTCATTGCCGAGCATGGAAGTCTTTCAACCAGCTGATGATGTAGAAACTGCATCCATTATGGATTATTTGATCGTTTCAAAAAATCCCGCATATTTGCGATTGACTCGCCAAGATTTGGTACGTGTTCATGATGATACTTACCAATTTGTAGCAGGTAAATTCCCACTTTTAAAAAACGGCAAAGATATCAGTGTATTTGCAACAGGCGGTACA
Proteins encoded in this region:
- a CDS encoding transketolase family protein, with protein sequence MQIKVASRKAFGDSLVKLGENPKIVALDADLSKSTNSFAFSQKYPKRFFQMGIAEANMIGVASGLALSGYIPFACSFACFITGRFDQIKMSVAYSGAAVRIVGTHAGVGIGEDGYSQQGLEDIALMRSLPSMEVFQPADDVETASIMDYLIVSKNPAYLRLTRQDLVRVHDDTYQFVAGKFPLLKNGKDISVFATGGTVFNALSAAQELKAQGIDVAVYNASSLKPVDEENIACAVKHSKLLVTIEDHSIIGGLGGAIAEAATAHGLVPSLLRIGIDDEFGESGTPESLYEKHALSKDKIAQRILLEWRRLR